In a genomic window of Staphylococcus taiwanensis:
- a CDS encoding DivIVA domain-containing protein: MPFTPSEIKNKEFTKVKNGLEPAEVSDYLSQLSNEIERLKEEKKQLEKVVEERDTNIKSYQQVHQSVSDALVQAQQAGEETKLAANKEAEAIISKAQAQADLIVNDAIEKARHLSFQTEDMKRQSKIFRSRFRMLVEAQLDLLKNDDWDYLLNYDIDAEQVTQENFQHLNSQDITSSEQANAQSQQSESSSVVSNASTSNNIDSSQSTSASTSTSESITNNASVINSESTSK; this comes from the coding sequence ATGCCTTTTACACCGAGTGAAATTAAAAATAAAGAATTTACAAAAGTAAAAAATGGCTTAGAACCAGCTGAAGTTAGTGATTATTTATCGCAGTTAAGTAATGAAATTGAACGCTTAAAAGAAGAAAAAAAACAACTTGAAAAAGTTGTTGAAGAGAGAGATACTAATATTAAATCTTATCAACAAGTACATCAATCAGTAAGTGATGCACTTGTACAAGCACAACAAGCCGGTGAGGAAACTAAATTAGCTGCTAATAAAGAAGCGGAAGCTATTATTAGTAAAGCACAGGCGCAAGCAGATTTAATTGTAAATGATGCAATTGAAAAAGCAAGACACTTATCTTTCCAAACTGAAGATATGAAACGTCAATCTAAAATATTCAGATCTCGTTTCCGTATGTTAGTTGAAGCACAATTAGATTTACTAAAAAATGATGACTGGGATTACTTGCTAAATTATGATATAGATGCTGAACAAGTGACTCAAGAAAATTTTCAACATTTAAATAGCCAAGATATCACATCTTCAGAACAAGCAAATGCACAATCTCAACAATCTGAATCTAGTAGTGTTGTTTCTAATGCAAGTACAAGTAATAATATTGATTCATCTCAAAGTACTAGTGCATCAACTAGCACAAGTGAATCAATCACTAACAATGCTAGCGTTATTAATAGTGAATCTACATCAAAATAA
- a CDS encoding RNA-binding protein — protein sequence MKNIDIYQHFRNEEHTLIDQLLGKCEQVNQQYAPVLTNFLDPRGQYILEVIVGSFDDMHVTFFGGQYSERKRAIIAPNYFEANEDDFEVSLIQITYPEKFVNIQHQHVLGTLMSLGIEREQVGDIITGSTIQFVLTKQLESYIMLELTKIRGASVKLNSIPFKDMIQSEENWKIHSSTVSALRLDVVLKEMIHKSRSIAKQLIEKKRVKVNHTIIDSPDFQIQINDLLSIQGFGRAQITDVGGKTKKDKVHITYRTLFK from the coding sequence GTGAAAAACATCGATATTTATCAGCATTTTAGAAATGAAGAACATACTTTAATAGATCAATTATTGGGGAAATGTGAACAAGTTAATCAACAGTATGCACCCGTCTTAACTAACTTTTTAGATCCAAGAGGGCAATACATTCTTGAAGTCATTGTAGGAAGTTTTGATGATATGCATGTGACATTTTTCGGTGGACAATATTCTGAAAGAAAAAGGGCAATTATAGCACCAAATTATTTTGAAGCAAATGAAGATGACTTTGAAGTGTCTTTAATTCAAATCACTTATCCTGAAAAGTTTGTAAATATACAGCATCAACATGTACTTGGTACTTTAATGTCTTTAGGAATTGAAAGAGAGCAAGTAGGTGACATTATTACTGGTAGTACGATTCAATTTGTTTTGACAAAGCAATTAGAATCATATATTATGTTGGAATTAACGAAGATTAGAGGCGCTTCAGTTAAACTTAATTCTATTCCATTTAAAGATATGATACAATCAGAAGAGAATTGGAAGATTCATAGTAGCACAGTTAGTGCACTAAGATTAGATGTCGTTTTGAAAGAAATGATTCATAAATCAAGATCTATTGCAAAACAGCTAATTGAAAAGAAACGCGTGAAAGTGAATCATACCATTATTGATTCACCTGATTTTCAAATACAAATTAATGATTTATTATCCATTCAGGGATTTGGGAGAGCTCAAATTACCGACGTGGGTGGTAAAACCAAAAAAGATAAAGTTCATATTACGTATCGAACATTGTTCAAGTAA
- a CDS encoding YggT family protein: MDVSLLAYIFKFILFLVQIYYFGMIIYFFTSWVPSIRESKLGEILAKLYEPFLEPFRKIIPPIGMIDISSLAALFVLMLFQAGLRSIFTMILNYLI; this comes from the coding sequence ATGGATGTAAGTCTTTTAGCATATATATTTAAATTTATCCTTTTTTTAGTACAAATATATTATTTCGGTATGATTATTTATTTCTTTACGTCATGGGTACCAAGTATTCGTGAGTCTAAACTTGGGGAAATATTAGCTAAATTATATGAACCTTTTTTAGAACCATTTAGAAAGATTATTCCTCCAATCGGAATGATTGATATTTCATCACTTGCCGCACTATTTGTACTTATGTTGTTCCAAGCTGGTTTAAGAAGTATCTTTACTATGATTTTAAACTATCTAATATAA
- a CDS encoding cell division protein SepF: protein MAIKDLFNNFFLMEDEEEVEGPEERQRRVVQNEETESNNVQQKQTQQSERQYNNQTNLKSVPQKKASRNYNSEERNNRMNNTPSKSNTKNVVTMNQSSQGYSTYESSKMCLFEPRVFSDTQDIADELKNRRATLVNLQRIDKVSAKRIIDFLSGTVYAIGGDIQRVGSDIFLCTPDNVEVAGSITDHIEQMETQHYE, encoded by the coding sequence GTGGCTATTAAAGATTTATTTAATAATTTTTTTCTAATGGAAGATGAAGAAGAAGTAGAAGGCCCTGAAGAACGTCAACGTCGTGTTGTACAAAATGAAGAAACTGAATCAAACAATGTTCAACAAAAGCAAACGCAACAATCAGAAAGACAATACAATAATCAAACAAATTTAAAATCTGTTCCTCAAAAGAAAGCATCAAGAAATTATAACTCTGAAGAAAGGAATAATCGTATGAACAATACACCATCAAAGTCTAATACTAAGAATGTAGTTACTATGAATCAATCATCTCAAGGTTACAGTACTTATGAAAGTTCAAAAATGTGCTTATTTGAACCACGCGTGTTTTCTGACACACAAGATATTGCAGATGAATTAAAAAATCGTCGTGCAACTTTGGTTAATCTACAACGCATCGATAAGGTATCTGCTAAACGAATTATCGATTTTTTAAGTGGTACAGTTTACGCTATTGGTGGCGATATACAACGTGTTGGTAGCGATATTTTCCTTTGTACACCAGATAATGTAGAAGTTGCAGGTAGTATTACCGACCATATTGAACAGATGGAAACGCAACACTACGAATAA
- a CDS encoding YggS family pyridoxal phosphate-dependent enzyme, whose amino-acid sequence MEVKHNLEIIDNEIKTHFEKSVSDTIPNVIAVTKYVTIERAKEAYDAGLRHFGENRLEGFHEKKNALPNDVTMHFIGSLQSRKVKDVINEVDYFHALDRLSLAKEINKRATHVISCFLQVNVSGEESKHGIALSEVNDFIEQLKQYENVKIVGLMTMAPYTEDTEYIRQLFKQLRIKRDEIKNLKLDYAPCEFLSMGMSNDYTIAVEEGASFIRIGTKLVGE is encoded by the coding sequence ATGGAAGTTAAACACAATTTAGAAATAATTGATAACGAGATTAAGACTCATTTTGAAAAAAGTGTTTCAGATACTATACCAAACGTGATTGCAGTGACAAAATATGTTACAATAGAGCGAGCTAAAGAAGCTTATGATGCAGGTTTAAGACACTTTGGTGAGAATAGATTGGAAGGTTTCCATGAAAAGAAAAACGCACTTCCAAATGATGTTACGATGCACTTTATAGGTTCTTTACAATCAAGAAAAGTAAAAGATGTTATTAATGAAGTTGATTATTTTCATGCGTTAGACCGTTTAAGTCTAGCTAAAGAAATCAATAAAAGAGCGACTCATGTTATATCATGTTTTTTACAGGTAAATGTTTCTGGAGAAGAATCAAAACATGGTATTGCATTAAGTGAAGTTAATGATTTTATTGAACAATTAAAACAATATGAAAATGTCAAAATTGTCGGATTAATGACAATGGCACCATACACAGAAGATACTGAGTATATTAGACAGTTATTTAAACAATTAAGAATAAAAAGAGACGAAATTAAAAACCTTAAATTAGATTATGCACCTTGTGAATTTTTATCTATGGGAATGAGTAATGATTATACAATTGCCGTAGAAGAAGGTGCTTCATTTATAAGAATAGGGACTAAACTTGTAGGAGAATAG
- the pgeF gene encoding peptidoglycan editing factor PgeF, giving the protein MSEKFVKHPHYLNYESDDLETVTLGFTTREGGYSLYPENAFNMARYIDDDPENITKHQEILAEAIHFNRSSWVFPIQTHENKVVRVTQNEQGTNIDSITGALHGVDGIYTYDSDVLLTMCYADCVPVYFYSEAHHFVGLAHAGWRGTFGQIVVEMLKHIDFDYNDLNIVIGPATSNTYEINDDIKSKFETLPIDSTKYIETRKEDCHGIDLKYANSLLLQHNGVPKENIYITNHATSEDLTNFFSYRVEKGQTGRMLAFIGQQFDNA; this is encoded by the coding sequence GTGTCTGAAAAATTTGTTAAGCATCCCCATTATTTGAATTATGAATCTGATGATCTTGAAACTGTTACGCTCGGTTTCACTACGCGTGAAGGTGGATATAGTTTATATCCAGAAAATGCCTTTAACATGGCTAGATATATTGATGACGATCCAGAAAATATTACTAAACATCAAGAAATTCTTGCCGAAGCAATACATTTTAATCGTTCGAGTTGGGTCTTCCCGATACAAACGCATGAAAATAAAGTTGTAAGAGTAACACAAAATGAACAAGGTACAAATATTGATAGTATAACAGGAGCACTTCATGGCGTTGATGGTATTTATACATATGATTCTGACGTGTTACTAACAATGTGTTACGCAGATTGTGTACCTGTTTATTTCTATAGTGAAGCGCATCATTTCGTGGGTTTAGCACATGCTGGATGGAGAGGTACATTTGGACAAATCGTAGTGGAAATGTTGAAACATATCGATTTTGATTACAATGATTTAAACATTGTTATAGGACCTGCTACCTCTAATACTTATGAAATCAATGATGATATCAAATCCAAATTTGAAACATTACCAATTGATTCAACTAAATATATCGAAACACGTAAGGAAGATTGCCACGGAATCGATTTGAAATACGCTAACTCACTATTACTTCAACATAATGGTGTGCCGAAAGAAAATATTTATATTACGAACCATGCTACTTCTGAAGACTTGACTAATTTCTTTTCATATCGAGTAGAAAAAGGACAAACTGGAAGAATGTTAGCATTTATTGGACAACAATTTGACAATGCATAA
- the ftsZ gene encoding cell division protein FtsZ: MLEFEQGFNHLATLKVIGVGGGGNNAVNRMIDHGMNNVEFIAINTDGQALNLSKAESKIQIGEKLTRGLGAGANPEIGKKAAEESREQIEDAIQGADMVFVTAGMGGGTGTGAAPVVAKIAKEMGALTVGVVTRPFGFEGRKRSTQAAAGVEAMKAAVDTLIVIPNDRLLDIVDKSTPMMEAFKEADNVLRQGVQGISDLIAVSGEVNLDFADVKTIMSNQGSALMGIGVSSGENRAVEAAKKAISSPLLETSIVGAQGVLMNITGGESLSLFEAQEAADIVQDAADEDVNMIFGTVINPELQDEIVVTVIATGFEDKPTSQGRKASSTGFGTSATSSASTPSSASKDESYSQNVSSSRSSESVSERSHSTKDDDIPSFIRNREERRSRRTRR; the protein is encoded by the coding sequence ATGTTAGAATTTGAACAAGGATTTAATCATTTGGCGACATTGAAAGTCATCGGTGTAGGTGGCGGTGGTAATAACGCTGTTAACCGCATGATCGACCACGGTATGAATAACGTTGAATTTATTGCAATTAATACAGATGGACAGGCTTTAAACTTATCTAAAGCTGAATCTAAAATCCAAATTGGCGAAAAATTAACTCGCGGACTTGGTGCAGGTGCTAATCCAGAAATTGGTAAAAAAGCTGCAGAAGAATCACGCGAACAAATTGAAGATGCTATCCAAGGTGCAGATATGGTATTTGTAACTGCAGGTATGGGTGGCGGTACTGGTACAGGTGCTGCACCAGTAGTAGCTAAAATCGCAAAAGAAATGGGAGCTTTAACTGTTGGTGTTGTTACTCGTCCATTCGGTTTTGAAGGACGTAAACGCTCAACTCAAGCGGCTGCTGGTGTTGAAGCTATGAAAGCTGCTGTTGATACTTTAATCGTTATCCCTAATGATAGATTATTAGATATCGTTGATAAATCAACACCTATGATGGAAGCATTTAAAGAAGCAGATAATGTATTACGTCAAGGTGTACAAGGTATTTCAGACTTAATCGCTGTTTCAGGTGAAGTAAACTTAGACTTTGCAGACGTTAAAACAATTATGTCTAATCAAGGTTCAGCATTAATGGGTATCGGTGTATCTTCAGGTGAAAATAGAGCTGTAGAAGCTGCTAAGAAAGCTATTTCATCACCATTACTTGAAACTTCTATTGTTGGTGCACAAGGTGTGTTAATGAACATCACTGGTGGAGAATCATTATCATTATTTGAAGCTCAAGAAGCTGCAGATATCGTACAAGACGCTGCTGATGAAGATGTAAACATGATTTTTGGTACTGTAATTAACCCAGAATTACAAGATGAAATCGTTGTAACAGTTATTGCTACTGGTTTTGAAGATAAACCAACATCACAAGGACGTAAAGCTTCAAGTACTGGTTTCGGTACAAGTGCTACTTCAAGTGCTTCAACACCATCTAGTGCGTCAAAAGATGAATCATATTCACAAAATGTTTCAAGTTCACGTTCTTCTGAAAGTGTAAGCGAAAGAAGTCACTCTACTAAAGATGACGATATTCCTAGCTTTATTAGAAATAGAGAAGAAAGACGTTCTAGAAGAACTAGACGTTAA
- the ftsA gene encoding cell division protein FtsA, producing the protein MEEHYYVSIDIGSSSVKTIVGEKFHNGINVIGTGQTYTSGIKNGLIDDFDIAKQAIKDTIKKASIASGVDIKEVFLKLPIIGTEVYDEANEIDFYEDTEINGTHIEDVLEGIRQKNDVADTDVIDVFPIRFIVDGDNEVSDPKELIARHSLRVEAGVIAIHKSILINMIKCVESCGVDVLDVYSDAYNYGSILTATEKELGACVIDIGEDLTQVAFYERGELVDADSIELAGRDITDDIAEELNTTYETAEKIKHQYGHAFANSASDQDVFSVDQVDSDELVEYTQKDLSKVIERTMQDIFDEVFDVLVDLGLTRVNGGFIVTGGSSNLLGIKELLNTMVNEKIRIHTPSQMGIRKPEFTSAISTISSSIAFDELLDYVTMSYQDNDEFEEEVIEDDERDTTSKSGGFDWFKRKSNKNEDSYEEDYNEPRERVEKVDNHDKYDNQEVHQDSEQHYDDEHEKPQKEEGKFKKLMKSLFE; encoded by the coding sequence ATGGAGGAACATTACTATGTAAGCATAGATATTGGTTCATCAAGTGTAAAAACGATAGTAGGCGAAAAATTTCACAATGGAATAAATGTGATAGGTACAGGACAAACCTACACTAGCGGTATTAAGAATGGTTTGATTGATGATTTTGACATTGCTAAACAAGCAATTAAAGATACAATTAAAAAAGCTTCTATCGCATCAGGTGTAGACATTAAAGAAGTATTTTTAAAATTACCTATCATTGGTACTGAAGTATATGATGAAGCAAATGAAATTGATTTTTATGAAGATACTGAAATAAACGGCACTCACATTGAGGATGTGTTGGAAGGTATCCGTCAAAAAAATGACGTTGCTGATACAGATGTAATTGATGTATTTCCAATTCGTTTTATTGTAGACGGTGATAATGAAGTTTCAGATCCGAAAGAACTTATTGCTAGACATTCTTTAAGAGTGGAAGCAGGCGTAATAGCTATTCACAAGTCTATTCTCATCAATATGATTAAATGTGTTGAATCATGTGGCGTTGATGTATTAGACGTATATTCAGATGCATATAACTATGGTTCGATTTTAACTGCTACTGAAAAAGAATTAGGCGCTTGTGTGATTGATATCGGTGAAGACTTAACACAAGTTGCATTTTATGAACGTGGAGAATTAGTTGATGCAGATTCAATTGAATTAGCAGGTCGAGACATTACAGATGATATTGCTGAAGAATTAAATACTACATATGAAACTGCCGAAAAAATCAAACATCAATATGGACATGCTTTTGCTAACTCGGCGTCAGACCAAGATGTATTTAGTGTTGATCAAGTAGATAGTGATGAATTAGTAGAATATACTCAAAAAGATTTGAGTAAAGTTATTGAAAGAACAATGCAAGATATCTTTGATGAAGTTTTTGATGTGTTAGTTGATTTAGGACTAACAAGAGTAAACGGTGGATTCATTGTCACTGGTGGTTCTTCAAACTTATTAGGTATTAAAGAATTATTAAATACAATGGTAAATGAAAAAATTAGAATTCATACACCATCTCAAATGGGAATTAGAAAACCAGAATTCACTTCTGCTATTTCTACTATATCTAGTAGTATCGCTTTTGATGAATTATTAGATTATGTTACAATGAGTTATCAAGACAATGATGAATTTGAAGAAGAAGTAATCGAAGATGATGAAAGAGATACTACTTCTAAATCTGGTGGATTTGACTGGTTTAAACGTAAGTCAAATAAAAATGAAGATTCTTATGAAGAAGACTACAATGAACCTCGTGAAAGAGTGGAAAAGGTAGATAATCATGATAAGTATGATAACCAGGAAGTACATCAAGATTCTGAACAACATTATGATGATGAACATGAAAAACCTCAAAAAGAAGAGGGTAAATTTAAAAAACTTATGAAATCTCTATTTGAATGA
- a CDS encoding FtsQ-type POTRA domain-containing protein, producing the protein MGDKRRRRTSKVSSIKSTIERRNRELKDSNDQEEIDKYDDSDDLYKINKTNDREDQSTNEKNDKIKTSDDSDKEQHEEQNNIQNSNITDEKSQEDDSNEADSTTDESTTDTSLNSMEHDNEKTNEHKGNKTKKQTLNDRLIRFRDNRRAKQQEKEEHLAHLTPQERREHQRKVRRIRQKRIQYIIITILVLLILLFLIYMFTPLSRISNVKISGNNNISDSKIEKALDVKDSSRMYTYSKSKGISNLKKNDLIKDVKIEKQLPNTLKVQIVENEVVGVVKDKNNYVPVIEGNKELKNYDGDIAGSGPILDGFKGDDKDNMIKALSKMPSEVRNMIAEINYAPEQNSPNRILLYMKDDMQVVGNMKTIANKIKYYPQMSQSLSKDSSGNLKNEGYIDLSVGASFIPNNENSSVDSKSDQNVRQKSQQETDAKDELQSALNKINEQSDSNN; encoded by the coding sequence ATGGGTGATAAGAGAAGACGTAGAACCAGTAAAGTGAGTTCTATAAAAAGTACGATTGAAAGAAGAAATCGTGAATTGAAAGATTCAAACGACCAAGAAGAAATTGATAAATATGATGATTCAGATGATTTATATAAAATTAATAAAACGAATGATAGAGAAGACCAATCTACCAATGAAAAAAATGATAAGATAAAAACATCTGACGATTCCGATAAAGAACAGCATGAAGAACAAAATAACATTCAAAATTCAAATATTACTGATGAAAAATCACAAGAAGATGATTCAAATGAGGCTGATTCAACAACTGATGAATCAACAACAGATACATCTTTGAATTCAATGGAACATGATAATGAAAAAACGAATGAGCATAAGGGAAATAAAACTAAGAAACAAACACTTAATGATAGGTTAATACGCTTTAGAGATAATCGAAGAGCAAAACAACAGGAAAAAGAAGAACATCTTGCACATTTAACACCACAAGAAAGAAGAGAACATCAAAGAAAAGTGCGTAGAATACGCCAAAAAAGAATTCAGTACATTATTATTACCATTTTAGTACTTTTAATTTTACTGTTTCTAATTTATATGTTCACGCCATTGAGTCGTATATCTAATGTGAAAATTAGTGGTAATAATAATATTAGTGACAGTAAAATTGAGAAGGCATTAGACGTCAAAGATAGTTCTCGAATGTATACTTATAGTAAAAGTAAGGGCATTAGTAATTTAAAAAAGAATGATTTGATTAAAGATGTTAAAATCGAAAAACAATTACCAAACACTTTAAAAGTTCAGATTGTTGAAAATGAAGTAGTGGGTGTTGTTAAAGATAAAAATAATTATGTGCCTGTCATAGAAGGAAACAAAGAACTTAAAAATTATGACGGTGATATCGCTGGTAGTGGGCCTATTTTAGATGGTTTCAAAGGCGATGATAAAGATAACATGATAAAAGCATTATCAAAAATGCCTTCTGAAGTAAGAAATATGATTGCAGAAATAAACTATGCACCAGAACAAAATAGCCCTAATCGTATCTTGTTATATATGAAAGATGACATGCAAGTTGTTGGTAATATGAAGACGATTGCAAATAAAATTAAATATTATCCACAAATGTCACAATCATTATCAAAAGATAGTTCAGGAAACCTCAAAAATGAAGGTTATATCGACTTATCTGTAGGTGCTTCATTTATCCCTAATAATGAAAATAGTAGCGTAGATTCGAAATCTGATCAAAATGTACGTCAAAAATCACAACAAGAAACAGATGCAAAAGATGAGTTACAAAGTGCATTAAATAAAATTAACGAACAATCAGATTCAAATAATTAA
- a CDS encoding UDP-N-acetylmuramoyl-L-alanine--D-glutamate ligase, which yields MLNYTGLENKDVLVVGLAKSGYEAAKLLTKLGANVTVNDGKDLSQDPHAKDLETLGVKIVDGGHPLSLLENNPIIIKNPGIPYTVSIIKEAYDRGLKILTEVELSYLISEAPIIAVTGTNGKTTTTSLIGDMFNKSRLTGRLSGNIGYVASKVAQETSANEYLITELSSFQLLGIEHYRPHIAIITNIYSAHLDYHESLENYQNAKKQIYKNQTENDYLICNYHQRHLIESESLKAKTLYFSTQQKVDGIYIKDNFIIYKGIRIINVEDLVLPGEHNLENILAAVLASILAGVPIKAIIDSLTTFSGIEHRLQYIGTNRTNKYYNDSKATNTLATQFALNSFKQPIVWLCGGLDRGNDFDELIPYMKNVRVMVVFGQTQEKFAKLGNSQGKLVIKATDIEDAVSKVQEIIEPNDVVLLSPACASWDQYNTFEERGERFIESFRAHLPSY from the coding sequence ATGCTAAATTATACAGGATTAGAGAATAAAGATGTTCTTGTTGTAGGATTAGCAAAAAGTGGTTATGAAGCAGCTAAATTATTAACAAAACTAGGTGCAAATGTAACAGTAAATGATGGCAAAGATTTATCTCAAGATCCACATGCTAAAGATTTAGAAACGCTAGGCGTTAAAATAGTTGACGGTGGGCATCCATTGTCACTGTTGGAGAATAATCCTATTATTATTAAAAATCCAGGTATACCTTATACTGTTTCTATTATTAAAGAAGCATACGACCGTGGTTTGAAAATTTTAACAGAAGTTGAATTAAGTTATCTTATATCAGAGGCGCCGATTATAGCTGTAACAGGTACAAATGGTAAAACTACTACAACTTCTTTAATTGGAGATATGTTTAATAAGAGTAGATTGACAGGTCGTCTTTCAGGAAATATTGGATATGTAGCATCTAAAGTGGCACAAGAAACATCAGCTAATGAATATTTGATTACTGAGTTATCTTCTTTCCAATTATTAGGAATAGAACATTATCGCCCTCATATTGCAATCATTACTAACATTTATTCAGCGCATTTAGATTATCATGAATCATTAGAAAATTATCAAAATGCAAAAAAACAAATCTATAAAAATCAAACAGAAAATGATTATTTAATTTGCAATTATCATCAAAGACATTTAATCGAATCTGAAAGTTTAAAAGCGAAAACATTATATTTCTCAACGCAACAAAAAGTAGATGGTATATACATTAAAGATAACTTTATTATTTATAAAGGTATTAGAATTATCAATGTCGAAGATTTAGTATTGCCTGGAGAACATAATTTAGAAAATATATTAGCAGCAGTGTTAGCTTCAATTTTAGCTGGTGTACCTATTAAAGCTATTATTGATAGTTTAACGACGTTTTCTGGTATTGAACATAGACTTCAATATATAGGCACAAACCGTACGAATAAGTATTATAATGATTCAAAAGCGACGAATACATTGGCTACACAATTTGCTCTAAACTCATTTAAGCAACCAATCGTTTGGTTATGTGGTGGATTAGATAGAGGCAATGACTTTGATGAACTCATACCTTATATGAAGAATGTCCGTGTGATGGTCGTTTTCGGACAAACCCAAGAAAAATTTGCGAAATTAGGTAATAGCCAAGGAAAATTAGTAATCAAAGCTACAGATATTGAAGATGCTGTTAGTAAAGTACAAGAAATCATTGAACCCAATGATGTAGTGTTATTATCTCCAGCGTGTGCAAGTTGGGATCAGTATAATACATTTGAAGAACGTGGTGAAAGATTTATAGAAAGTTTCCGTGCACACTTACCATCTTACTAA
- a CDS encoding phospho-N-acetylmuramoyl-pentapeptide-transferase, translated as MLFILAIIALLITFILVPVLIPTLKRMKFGQSIREEGPQSHMKKTGTPTMGGLTFLISIIITSIIAIFFVDNSNPIILLLFVTIGFGLIGFIDDYIIVVKKNNQGLTSKQKFLAQIAIAIIFFILSDVFHLVEFSTNLNIPFTNISIPLSFAYVIFIVFWQVGFSNAVNLTDGLDGLATGLSIIGFTMYAIMSFVLDSPAIGAFCIIMIFALLGFLPYNLNPAKVFMGDTGSLALGGIFATISIMLNQELSLLLVGLVFVIETASVMLQVSSYKLTKKRIFKMTPIHHHFELSGWGEWKVVTVFWTVGLISGLIGLWIGVH; from the coding sequence ATGCTTTTCATACTTGCGATTATCGCGCTACTAATTACGTTCATATTAGTACCTGTATTAATCCCGACACTTAAACGAATGAAATTTGGACAAAGTATACGTGAAGAAGGTCCACAAAGCCACATGAAAAAAACTGGTACACCAACAATGGGTGGCTTGACTTTTTTAATTAGTATTATCATTACATCAATTATTGCAATTTTCTTTGTTGATAATTCTAATCCTATTATTTTGTTATTATTTGTAACTATTGGATTTGGATTAATTGGTTTTATTGATGATTATATTATTGTTGTTAAGAAGAATAACCAAGGATTAACAAGTAAACAAAAATTCTTGGCACAAATAGCTATAGCTATTATTTTCTTTATTTTAAGTGATGTATTTCATCTTGTTGAATTTTCAACAAACTTAAATATTCCATTTACAAATATTAGTATCCCATTATCATTTGCCTACGTGATCTTTATTGTATTCTGGCAAGTTGGTTTTTCTAATGCTGTGAATTTAACAGATGGTTTAGATGGTTTAGCAACTGGTTTATCAATTATAGGATTTACAATGTATGCCATAATGAGCTTTGTTTTAGATTCACCAGCAATCGGTGCATTTTGTATCATAATGATTTTTGCATTATTAGGTTTCTTACCATATAACCTAAATCCTGCAAAAGTATTTATGGGTGATACCGGTAGTTTAGCTTTAGGCGGTATTTTTGCTACAATTTCAATTATGCTAAATCAGGAATTATCATTATTACTCGTTGGCTTAGTATTTGTGATTGAGACTGCTTCAGTTATGCTGCAAGTCTCATCTTACAAACTAACTAAAAAACGTATTTTCAAAATGACACCAATTCACCATCATTTTGAATTAAGTGGTTGGGGAGAATGGAAAGTTGTAACAGTGTTCTGGACTGTTGGTTTAATTTCAGGATTAATTGGATTATGGATAGGAGTGCATTAA